In a genomic window of Streptomyces sp. SJL17-4:
- a CDS encoding carbohydrate-binding protein: MLRRHARAACTALVAAGMALAGLQAAGSAAAAPDARDPHRAPTVQTAARTLGADSARPELLDAMRRDLGLTHSQALTRLANEAEAGATAARLRQGLGGAFAGAWVDGAEAGTLTVATTRAADATAIRATGARARLVTHSLTALEAAKQLLDRSAGTDAPVRYVDVRANVLVVEETRAGAGARLVKATGVPRELVRVVRTGQAPRPLYDIRGGDAYYMGGGGRCSVGFAVTRGTTQGFATAGHCGRAGTTTSGFNQVAQGSFQGSVFPGNDMAWVATNTNWTSTPYVKGSGGANVQVTGSVLQPVGSSVCRSGSTTGWHCGTVQQHNTSVTYPEGTISGVTRTTVCAEPGDSGGSYISGSQAQGVTSGGSGNCSSGGTTFFQPLNPLLQNYGLTLKTTGTDPGPGPGEPEPGGTWAAGKVYAAGDVVTYGGASYRCLQGHQAQAGWQPPNVPALWQRL, encoded by the coding sequence ATGCTCCGACGACACGCCCGCGCGGCGTGTACCGCCCTCGTCGCCGCCGGAATGGCGCTGGCCGGGCTCCAGGCCGCCGGCTCCGCCGCCGCGGCCCCCGACGCCCGGGACCCGCACCGCGCCCCGACCGTCCAGACCGCCGCCCGGACGCTGGGCGCCGACTCCGCCCGGCCGGAACTGCTCGACGCCATGCGGCGCGACCTGGGACTCACCCACTCCCAGGCCCTGACCCGCCTCGCCAACGAGGCCGAGGCCGGCGCCACCGCCGCCCGGCTCCGCCAGGGCCTCGGCGGCGCCTTCGCCGGTGCCTGGGTGGACGGCGCCGAGGCCGGCACCCTGACCGTGGCCACCACCCGCGCCGCCGACGCGACCGCGATACGGGCCACGGGTGCGCGGGCCCGGCTCGTGACGCACAGTCTGACCGCCCTGGAAGCCGCCAAGCAGCTCCTCGACCGGTCCGCGGGCACCGACGCGCCCGTCCGCTACGTCGACGTCCGCGCCAACGTCCTGGTCGTCGAGGAGACCCGGGCGGGCGCCGGGGCGCGGCTCGTGAAGGCCACCGGCGTCCCGCGCGAGCTGGTCCGCGTCGTCCGCACCGGCCAGGCACCCCGCCCGCTGTACGACATCCGGGGCGGCGACGCGTACTACATGGGTGGCGGCGGCCGCTGCTCGGTCGGCTTCGCGGTGACGCGGGGCACCACCCAGGGCTTCGCCACCGCCGGTCACTGCGGCCGTGCGGGCACCACCACCAGCGGGTTCAACCAGGTGGCGCAGGGCAGCTTCCAGGGCTCGGTCTTCCCCGGCAACGACATGGCCTGGGTCGCCACCAACACCAACTGGACCTCCACCCCGTACGTCAAGGGCTCCGGCGGCGCGAACGTCCAGGTGACCGGTTCGGTGCTGCAGCCCGTCGGCTCCTCCGTGTGCCGCTCCGGCTCGACGACCGGCTGGCACTGCGGCACCGTGCAGCAGCACAACACGAGCGTCACCTACCCCGAGGGCACCATCTCCGGGGTGACCCGTACGACGGTCTGCGCCGAGCCCGGCGACTCCGGAGGCTCGTACATCTCCGGCAGCCAGGCCCAGGGCGTCACCTCCGGCGGTTCCGGGAACTGCTCCAGCGGCGGCACCACCTTCTTCCAGCCACTGAACCCGCTGCTCCAGAACTACGGCCTCACGCTGAAGACCACCGGCACCGACCCGGGTCCCGGCCCGGGCGAGCCGGAGCCGGGCGGCACCTGGGCGGCCGGCAAGGTCTACGCGGCCGGTGACGTGGTCACCTACGGCGGCGCGAGCTACCGCTGCCTCCAGGGCCATCAGGCCCAGGCGGGCTGGCAGCCGCCGAACGTCCCGGCGTTGTGGCAGCGCCTGTGA
- a CDS encoding LysR family transcriptional regulator: MDLELRHLKTIRAIADAGSLTRAATALGLAQPALSAQLKRIERALGGALFERGREGVRATALGDLVLERARVVLPAVCELQEEAVRFARSGAEGYRLGGTHGPLLGGLVDRIAREDPGASVTTYISWSEREIAGGVADGRLDFALVGVCGESGPPEAGRLAWTEVARDPVYVMLAADHPLAPRTEIDLAELAAEAWTDVPGDGCFGDCFAAACVRAGFTPACVYETDTASCVHLVQVGRAVGLCRATFPVTPGLVTRPLAGAPLMWRHLLGWHPEGRAVSRSAAVLGHTRAAHAEALATSAGRLHTGVAPPA; the protein is encoded by the coding sequence ATGGACTTGGAGCTGAGACACCTCAAGACGATCCGGGCCATCGCGGACGCGGGCAGCCTCACGCGCGCCGCGACCGCGCTCGGGCTCGCGCAGCCGGCGCTCAGTGCTCAGCTCAAGCGGATCGAACGGGCCCTGGGCGGCGCCCTGTTCGAGCGCGGCCGGGAGGGCGTACGGGCCACGGCACTCGGTGACCTGGTGCTCGAACGGGCGCGGGTGGTGCTGCCCGCCGTCTGCGAGCTGCAGGAGGAGGCGGTGCGGTTCGCCAGGAGCGGGGCGGAGGGCTACCGGCTCGGCGGCACCCACGGGCCGCTGCTCGGCGGCCTGGTCGACCGGATCGCGCGCGAGGACCCCGGTGCTTCTGTCACCACGTACATCTCCTGGTCGGAGCGTGAGATCGCCGGCGGGGTCGCCGACGGCCGCCTCGACTTCGCCCTCGTCGGCGTCTGCGGCGAGAGCGGTCCGCCCGAGGCGGGACGGCTGGCCTGGACCGAGGTCGCCCGCGACCCGGTGTACGTGATGCTGGCCGCCGACCATCCGCTGGCGCCCCGCACCGAGATCGACCTGGCCGAGCTGGCGGCGGAGGCCTGGACCGACGTACCGGGCGACGGCTGCTTCGGCGACTGTTTCGCGGCAGCCTGCGTACGGGCCGGGTTCACCCCGGCGTGCGTGTACGAGACGGACACCGCCTCCTGTGTCCATCTGGTGCAGGTGGGCCGGGCCGTCGGACTCTGCCGGGCCACCTTCCCCGTCACCCCGGGCCTCGTGACCCGTCCTCTCGCGGGCGCCCCGCTCATGTGGCGGCACCTGCTCGGCTGGCATCCCGAAGGGCGTGCGGTCTCCCGGTCCGCCGCCGTCCTCGGCCACACCCGGGCCGCCCACGCCGAGGCGCTGGCGACCAGCGCGGGCCGGCTGCACACGGGGGTTGCACCCCCGGCATAA
- a CDS encoding GPP34 family phosphoprotein: MAVTLAEEIMLLSLDDVSGVAKERQAAAWAVAGGILLDLVLAGRVSVDDGRLRVTDATPTEVPLLDERLRQVDTWCAKKGRAPKVTEWLTKDHTKAVKATVESLRERGLVRQERQRVMGLFPVARYPEADGTVERELRARLHTVLATGPTHSARTTGLLALIHGAKLHRLAFPDVPRKEVAARLEELTAGQWAAEGVRRAIRDMQAAMLAVTAATMVTVTS, translated from the coding sequence GTGGCGGTCACGCTCGCGGAGGAGATCATGCTGCTGTCCCTGGACGACGTGTCCGGGGTCGCGAAGGAGCGGCAGGCCGCCGCGTGGGCGGTCGCGGGCGGCATCCTGCTCGATCTCGTGCTGGCAGGGCGCGTGTCGGTCGACGACGGGCGGCTGCGGGTGACGGACGCGACGCCCACCGAGGTGCCGCTGCTCGACGAGCGACTGCGGCAGGTCGACACGTGGTGCGCGAAGAAGGGCAGGGCCCCGAAGGTCACCGAGTGGCTGACGAAGGACCACACCAAGGCCGTCAAGGCCACGGTCGAGAGCCTCCGCGAGCGCGGCCTGGTGCGCCAGGAGCGGCAGCGGGTGATGGGCCTCTTCCCCGTGGCCCGCTACCCGGAGGCGGACGGCACCGTGGAACGCGAGCTGCGGGCCAGGCTGCACACGGTCCTCGCCACCGGGCCGACCCACAGCGCCCGCACCACGGGCCTCCTCGCCCTGATCCACGGTGCCAAGCTCCACCGCCTCGCGTTCCCCGACGTGCCCCGCAAGGAGGTCGCGGCCCGCCTGGAGGAGCTGACGGCCGGCCAGTGGGCCGCGGAGGGCGTGCGGCGGGCGATCCGGGACATGCAGGCCGCGATGCTCGCGGTCACGGCGGCCACGATGGTGACGGTCACCAGCTGA
- a CDS encoding DUF4232 domain-containing protein yields MRRTRLNRLNRLNRLNRLTRLNGLTLPAVAGLLLLTACGTEQGGAEASGTTPPPACGPGSNPSASAVIPTASVAPDQDGVTIIGTGGGADSGGSALPCAAYTLTSRETRPFTYVVTVGFRSESGRALSDVEDTVETVAPGHTVRRTVTASDIPPDAAGGVQARIVKVRSFPAAEAPNEGGTCPPTGVRVYADDGDAAMGLRVVGLHLENCGTRPYRLNGYPRIEIRDEDHDRVGSVSIVQGGEAIAGGTGADGPPQPLELLPGERARAGLVWRNTVEGGVDGPVNAPYARVWVKPGAAPVTVIPELDLGTTGKLGVGPWKKDEE; encoded by the coding sequence ATGCGTCGTACTCGCCTCAACCGCCTCAACCGCCTCAACCGCCTCAACCGCCTCACCCGTCTCAACGGCTTGACCCTCCCCGCCGTCGCCGGGCTTCTCCTGCTCACCGCTTGCGGAACGGAGCAGGGCGGGGCCGAGGCATCCGGGACCACGCCACCACCCGCCTGCGGGCCCGGATCGAACCCTTCCGCGAGCGCCGTCATACCCACGGCGTCCGTGGCACCGGACCAGGACGGCGTCACGATCATCGGGACGGGCGGAGGCGCCGACTCCGGTGGCTCCGCCCTTCCCTGCGCGGCGTACACCCTCACCAGCCGGGAGACCCGGCCCTTCACCTACGTCGTCACCGTCGGCTTCCGGTCGGAATCGGGCCGGGCGCTCAGCGACGTCGAGGACACCGTCGAGACCGTCGCCCCCGGCCATACGGTCCGGCGTACCGTCACCGCCTCCGACATTCCCCCGGACGCCGCCGGAGGGGTGCAAGCGCGCATCGTGAAGGTGCGGAGCTTCCCGGCCGCCGAGGCGCCGAACGAGGGCGGGACCTGCCCGCCCACGGGTGTGCGGGTGTACGCCGACGACGGCGACGCAGCCATGGGGCTGCGGGTCGTCGGACTCCACCTGGAGAACTGCGGCACGCGGCCGTACCGGCTCAACGGCTATCCCCGTATCGAGATCCGCGACGAGGACCACGACCGCGTCGGAAGCGTGTCGATCGTCCAGGGCGGCGAAGCCATCGCCGGAGGCACCGGCGCGGACGGGCCGCCGCAGCCGCTCGAACTGCTGCCGGGCGAGCGAGCCCGCGCCGGACTGGTCTGGCGCAACACCGTCGAAGGGGGAGTCGACGGCCCCGTGAACGCCCCCTACGCGCGCGTGTGGGTGAAGCCGGGCGCCGCCCCGGTGACGGTGATCCCCGAACTCGACCTCGGCACGACGGGGAAGCTCGGCGTCGGGCCCTGGAAGAAGGATGAGGAGTAG